The following are encoded together in the Candidatus Methylomirabilis oxygeniifera genome:
- a CDS encoding Patatin, producing the protein MRRRFQRAFAAVFIIALAGCATYPANPRLVQYDTKSGYRFENLTASGNSDSLFVILTFSGGGTRAAALSYGVMEKLRDVKIRWEGEERRLLDEVDAISSVSGGSFTAAYYALFRDELFDPEKFRKVFLYRDIEAELKALLFNPINWVRLASPTFGRIELAAELYDREIFREKSFGDLINQAHRPFTMINATDITMGSQFTFIQDQFDLLCSDLSGVQVARAVAASSNFPIAFSPLTVNNYAGTCRYREPPWMDEASKDLLPNPPRFNRARIARSYLNRGQREYIHLLDGGVADNIGLRGPLVAVRSNDPSWSLPNKITLGKVKRLLVIVVDARTDPKTAIDKKPSGPGLRTIVDIIASVPMANYSFDTVQELLDEFNQWRTDRDTYAGCKAILERTCPATHMPTGPPPPIETYGIYVGFDQIKDAQERDYYLNLPTTFYLPQKAVDQLREIGPKMLEESKEFQRLLRDLNSEGS; encoded by the coding sequence ATGAGGAGGCGGTTCCAAAGAGCCTTCGCGGCCGTCTTCATTATCGCTTTGGCAGGGTGTGCCACGTATCCAGCCAATCCCCGGCTTGTCCAATACGACACGAAGTCTGGGTATCGTTTTGAAAATCTCACGGCATCTGGAAATTCCGACAGCCTTTTCGTCATCCTCACCTTCTCGGGAGGAGGGACTCGAGCGGCAGCGCTGTCTTATGGTGTGATGGAGAAGCTGCGCGATGTAAAAATCCGGTGGGAGGGTGAGGAACGACGACTGCTCGACGAAGTGGACGCCATCTCTTCCGTGTCGGGGGGTAGCTTCACCGCCGCCTATTACGCCTTATTCAGAGATGAGCTCTTTGATCCGGAGAAGTTCCGAAAGGTCTTTTTATACCGGGACATCGAGGCGGAACTTAAGGCATTGCTGTTCAACCCGATCAACTGGGTCCGGCTGGCCTCACCTACCTTTGGACGCATCGAACTTGCCGCCGAGTTGTACGATCGGGAGATCTTCAGAGAGAAAAGCTTCGGCGACCTGATCAACCAGGCCCATCGGCCTTTCACGATGATCAATGCGACCGACATCACTATGGGCTCGCAGTTTACCTTCATCCAGGATCAGTTCGACCTTCTATGCTCCGACCTCAGCGGTGTGCAGGTAGCGCGGGCCGTGGCGGCTTCATCCAACTTTCCCATCGCGTTCAGTCCTCTCACGGTCAACAATTATGCCGGGACTTGCCGCTATCGGGAACCACCCTGGATGGATGAGGCGTCGAAGGACCTCCTGCCCAACCCGCCCCGCTTCAACCGCGCGCGTATCGCGCGCTCATATCTGAATCGAGGCCAGCGCGAGTATATTCACCTACTCGACGGGGGCGTAGCCGACAACATCGGTCTGCGTGGTCCGCTGGTGGCCGTTCGCTCGAACGACCCGTCGTGGAGCCTGCCAAACAAAATTACTTTAGGAAAGGTGAAGAGGCTTCTAGTCATTGTTGTTGATGCTCGCACCGACCCCAAGACCGCCATCGATAAAAAGCCGAGCGGGCCTGGACTGAGAACAATCGTTGACATTATTGCTTCTGTTCCAATGGCCAACTACTCATTCGACACTGTGCAGGAGCTCCTTGATGAATTTAATCAATGGCGCACGGACAGAGACACCTACGCTGGCTGCAAGGCTATTCTGGAACGTACATGCCCAGCGACTCATATGCCAACCGGGCCGCCCCCGCCTATAGAGACGTATGGGATCTACGTTGGTTTTGACCAGATCAAGGATGCGCAAGAACGGGACTACTACCTGAACCTGCCGACAACCTTCTATCTGCCACAGAAGGCAGTGGACCAACTGCGAGAAATCGGACCGAAGATGCTCGAGGAATCGAAAGAATTTCAGCGCCTTTTGAGAGATCTCAACAGCGAGGGTAGCTAG
- a CDS encoding protein of unknown function (Evidence 5 : No homology to any previously reported sequences), which yields MGDANNRGADTTHGDFGEDDKTRKLADRLRRQRSLSLMRLQDMSDVQRVAGSFPCNSPRISRNPVKDFRYTGC from the coding sequence TTGGGCGACGCCAACAACCGAGGCGCCGACACGACCCATGGCGACTTTGGGGAGGATGACAAGACCAGGAAACTGGCAGACAGGTTACGGAGACAGAGATCCCTCTCGCTCATGCGGCTCCAGGACATGAGTGACGTGCAACGGGTGGCCGGAAGCTTCCCGTGCAACAGCCCTCGGATAAGTAGAAACCCCGTGAAGGATTTCAGGTATACAGGTTGTTGA
- a CDS encoding protein of unknown function (Evidence 5 : No homology to any previously reported sequences), giving the protein MKAYDSNIPLIIDWLVRYPGFIGGTDIDPNLAADRNEAAHTHVSLTPSKPSHP; this is encoded by the coding sequence GTGAAGGCCTACGATTCGAATATCCCGCTCATCATTGACTGGCTGGTCCGCTACCCTGGTTTCATTGGAGGAACCGACATTGACCCCAACCTTGCGGCGGACCGTAACGAGGCCGCCCATACGCACGTTTCCCTGACTCCTTCGAAGCCGTCTCACCCGTAA
- a CDS encoding protein of unknown function (Evidence 5 : No homology to any previously reported sequences) has protein sequence MRIICTVRFCAPSGLGLDERGAGGGVTGMTLVRTALAGRVGEVSTSPGANAPSVIASTPIPTHRVVRRSDQPAGEQLRQL, from the coding sequence GTGCGGATCATTTGCACTGTTCGCTTTTGCGCGCCCTCCGGTCTCGGCCTAGACGAGCGCGGAGCCGGCGGCGGGGTAACTGGGATGACGTTAGTCCGAACAGCGCTCGCAGGCCGCGTGGGGGAGGTGTCCACGAGCCCAGGCGCCAACGCTCCGAGCGTCATCGCCAGCACCCCGATACCGACCCATCGGGTGGTGCGTCGCTCCGACCAGCCGGCTGGGGAGCAACTGCGACAGCTGTGA
- a CDS encoding Sensor protein (fragment), producing MKMESQLTRGYKMELGIGIRKSHAKAILGRLCGGEQMTALELKTTIARRTRPLQAANTELLRGIERAEEATRQKSAFLANISHELRTPLSSIIGFTELLQSGAFGTLNEKQAHFVGNILLSSRHLLTLLNDLLDLSKIEAGKLIIEPEPFVLQEVIETTVGTLRPQADQKHQNIEVTVEDGISLINADPTRFKQILYNLLSNAIKFSHKGGRILVTSRVVPSVLLTTEHTGPERTSGKKIVEITVADTGIGISAEDLSKLFQRFTQLQAPTVKHYQGTGLGLALTKYLVELHGGSIHAHSDGEGRGATFAVRLPQD from the coding sequence ATGAAGATGGAATCGCAATTGACGAGGGGATACAAAATGGAGCTGGGAATTGGCATCCGGAAAAGCCATGCTAAGGCGATACTTGGTCGGCTTTGTGGGGGAGAACAAATGACCGCTCTTGAGCTTAAGACAACTATAGCGAGGCGGACTCGACCTCTGCAGGCGGCTAATACCGAGCTGTTGCGTGGAATCGAACGGGCTGAGGAGGCGACGCGTCAGAAGTCGGCCTTTCTTGCCAATATCTCGCACGAACTCCGAACCCCGCTCTCCTCGATCATCGGATTTACCGAGCTACTCCAAAGCGGGGCCTTCGGTACGCTGAACGAAAAGCAGGCGCACTTTGTCGGGAACATTCTGCTGAGCAGTCGGCATCTGCTGACTCTTCTCAACGATCTGCTGGACCTCTCCAAGATCGAAGCCGGCAAGTTGATTATAGAGCCCGAACCGTTCGTGCTCCAGGAGGTGATCGAGACGACGGTTGGCACCCTCCGTCCGCAAGCCGATCAGAAACACCAGAACATCGAAGTGACCGTAGAGGACGGGATCTCACTAATAAATGCCGATCCGACCCGATTCAAGCAGATTCTTTACAACCTCCTATCGAATGCGATCAAGTTTAGCCACAAGGGGGGGAGAATTTTAGTGACGTCGAGGGTCGTACCATCTGTACTACTGACGACCGAACATACAGGTCCCGAAAGAACGAGCGGAAAAAAGATCGTGGAGATCACGGTAGCCGATACCGGGATCGGCATCAGCGCAGAGGATCTATCAAAGCTTTTCCAGCGCTTCACGCAGCTTCAGGCGCCGACCGTCAAGCACTATCAGGGGACCGGTCTCGGGCTTGCCTTGACGAAGTATCTGGTGGAACTTCATGGTGGGTCGATCCATGCGCACTCTGATGGGGAAGGGCGAGGTGCTACCTTCGCCGTGAGACTACCCCAGGACTAA
- a CDS encoding transposase, translated as MQIRLSAPGAYHHQYHLVWIPKYRKRVLKGDLKDFLAKRLGEIQEYHPDIEVEQFSIQVDHVHLVVVIPPQYAVLAIVGKIKANTSREIRQRFPWVEQVYWRNEVWSVGFFSSTVGIDEAVIKRYVEFQEKMDTEQFTLQLDFEF; from the coding sequence ATGCAGATTCGGCTGAGCGCCCCTGGAGCGTACCACCACCAGTACCACCTCGTGTGGATTCCCAAGTACCGGAAGCGGGTCCTCAAAGGGGACCTCAAGGACTTTCTCGCGAAGCGACTGGGTGAGATTCAGGAGTACCATCCGGACATCGAGGTGGAGCAGTTCAGTATCCAAGTGGACCACGTTCACCTGGTGGTGGTGATCCCGCCGCAGTACGCGGTGTTGGCGATCGTTGGGAAGATCAAGGCGAACACGAGTCGCGAGATCCGTCAGCGCTTCCCCTGGGTTGAGCAGGTCTACTGGCGGAATGAGGTCTGGTCGGTCGGGTTCTTCTCGTCTACCGTCGGCATTGACGAGGCGGTCATCAAACGGTACGTCGAGTTTCAGGAGAAGATGGATACCGAGCAATTCACGCTCCAATTAGATTTCGAGTTCTGA
- a CDS encoding protein of unknown function (Evidence 5 : No homology to any previously reported sequences), with translation MFLPQKGGGRGKPILGLRHVGCRLDQSEQHFIEKENYTMYATYKPVEILEIGQTVGTGWLPPLPDLCDFTDAESEIAGVDTHGLTPVALEIRTRNLIGA, from the coding sequence GTGTTCTTGCCTCAGAAGGGAGGTGGTCGGGGAAAGCCCATATTGGGGCTGAGACATGTTGGTTGTAGGTTGGATCAAAGCGAACAGCACTTCATTGAAAAGGAGAATTACACAATGTATGCGACGTACAAACCAGTAGAGATTCTGGAGATAGGCCAGACTGTGGGTACAGGTTGGTTGCCGCCGCTGCCAGATCTGTGTGATTTCACGGACGCGGAGTCAGAGATCGCGGGAGTAGATACCCACGGGCTTACGCCCGTGGCATTGGAGATCAGAACTCGAAATCTAATTGGAGCGTGA
- a CDS encoding protein of unknown function (Evidence 5 : No homology to any previously reported sequences), with protein sequence MNESRVGLANPYALAELAVGRRVNWKSITDHEAFVEKTLGVSIDKLCAPVAGNLMLSGAADSHKVLADIHERKADRNVAFRSHAKAGPVETMLAKLSPEAQARIIAALAGAEKGEGPQYTPPGSEWADPGDYFEEGAEFLDPVQGGLGDCYFIAALSAVAWSRPYVIALRQRATGTNQQDFLDRIDFYSNGTKSMEVTERVPLVKGTHAWIYARSAEAGEIWPAVYEKAFAKWKTNDTTDEPNYGPISGGWPVQATTELTNLAGVTKTCSALTADQVWSSVRSNCLSYRTINPMTAWTFCVTPAPVDYTGTGIVGYHAYTILGWAFVNNIRYIVLRNPWGHNGPVINSLAGNWSAYDQSFWRSVPLNSGGVFAIPVDTFKKYYWQFGWAS encoded by the coding sequence ATGAACGAGTCGAGAGTTGGTCTGGCAAATCCGTACGCCCTGGCGGAACTGGCAGTTGGTCGCAGGGTGAATTGGAAGTCGATTACAGATCATGAGGCTTTTGTCGAGAAGACACTCGGCGTGTCGATCGACAAGCTGTGTGCACCAGTGGCAGGCAACCTGATGCTCAGTGGCGCAGCGGACTCTCACAAGGTCCTCGCTGACATCCACGAGAGGAAGGCCGATAGAAACGTAGCGTTCCGATCGCACGCCAAGGCTGGTCCGGTAGAAACGATGCTTGCGAAACTCTCTCCGGAGGCGCAGGCGCGTATAATCGCAGCGCTGGCAGGCGCGGAGAAAGGTGAGGGACCCCAGTATACTCCTCCCGGATCCGAGTGGGCCGATCCCGGGGATTACTTCGAGGAGGGCGCTGAGTTTCTCGATCCCGTTCAGGGCGGACTTGGCGACTGTTACTTCATCGCCGCGCTCTCCGCGGTGGCGTGGTCGCGACCGTATGTGATCGCCTTGCGCCAACGCGCTACCGGCACCAACCAACAAGACTTCCTCGATCGTATCGACTTCTATTCCAACGGAACGAAGTCAATGGAGGTGACCGAGCGCGTACCGCTCGTGAAGGGCACCCATGCGTGGATATACGCACGTTCCGCAGAAGCAGGCGAGATTTGGCCGGCTGTGTACGAGAAGGCCTTCGCCAAGTGGAAGACCAACGATACCACTGACGAGCCAAACTATGGGCCGATCTCAGGAGGTTGGCCAGTTCAGGCGACCACGGAGTTGACGAACTTAGCCGGCGTCACGAAGACATGCTCCGCCCTTACAGCCGACCAAGTCTGGAGCAGCGTGCGCTCCAACTGCCTCTCGTATCGTACGATAAACCCGATGACTGCCTGGACCTTTTGTGTCACTCCTGCGCCGGTGGACTACACCGGCACGGGCATCGTTGGTTACCATGCATACACGATCCTCGGTTGGGCGTTCGTGAACAACATCAGGTACATCGTACTCCGCAATCCCTGGGGACACAACGGCCCTGTTATCAACAGTCTCGCAGGTAACTGGTCGGCGTACGATCAGAGCTTCTGGCGAAGCGTTCCGTTGAATTCCGGCGGCGTGTTTGCGATTCCTGTGGACACCTTCAAAAAATACTACTGGCAGTTCGGCTGGGCGAGCTGA
- a CDS encoding protein of unknown function (Evidence 5 : No homology to any previously reported sequences) gives MPDQLSTRSFVYSFYTFLFRYTLACVLLFTAINHFNYVPLHLLSVCRPTAIRQTGLICLRPAGSPFLSRKDLLYPKTLSPRRCGGFSAMWPPSPSSSPPLIEIRSSFPSGLPLPTTVLRNKRHANTKRSQHISLTLRID, from the coding sequence TTGCCAGACCAACTCTCGACTCGTTCATTTGTCTACTCCTTTTATACGTTCTTGTTTCGATACACTCTTGCTTGCGTACTTCTCTTCACTGCGATTAATCATTTCAATTACGTCCCTCTGCACCTCCTTTCTGTCTGCCGCCCAACTGCAATTAGACAGACCGGCTTAATCTGTTTAAGGCCGGCGGGCTCGCCGTTTTTATCTCGCAAAGACTTGCTCTACCCGAAAACTCTATCGCCACGGCGCTGCGGGGGTTTTTCGGCAATGTGGCCACCTTCTCCATCTTCATCACCTCCTTTGATCGAGATAAGGTCAAGTTTTCCTTCCGGCCTGCCTCTCCCAACAACTGTCCTTCGTAACAAGCGGCATGCCAACACCAAACGCTCACAACATATCTCTCTAACTCTGCGTATTGATTGA
- a CDS encoding conserved membrane protein of unknown function (Evidence 4 : Homologs of previously reported genes of unknown function), with the protein MKRTIVTLTFPAQLILSLIVVLSLLLWASGVMAHELWVLTPEQAVEWNARPKPEIFTQFNASSLSIYLSAALCLVGCLLLYRYTASRTLASRLRARLISYGDYAPVALRIALFIMLGTASLGLAPRLGTGIMQSPVLGAPDLELRLLPGNWSWVAVLEGVIAVCLLLGIYVRGAAVALLGLGLLGLFLFGEAMCAYIGLVGAAAVYLLFQGAGPYAAPLPSFPGTTTLSAWFASQPRERVQCLMRLLVGADILYLGLAYKFAQPNLMLGVLDLHHVPTMGMAPETFVLVVAVVETLAGAVILAGIMIRPVAVGLFVAFAFFSVVLWEGVFSHIVVYGLLVPLITNGAGQWHASLKTKVVLTPASWIFRAGRYGVVRIES; encoded by the coding sequence ATGAAGAGAACCATCGTGACCCTCACCTTTCCCGCTCAATTAATCCTGTCTCTCATTGTCGTGCTCTCGCTGCTCCTCTGGGCGTCTGGCGTCATGGCCCACGAACTCTGGGTCTTGACGCCAGAACAGGCTGTGGAGTGGAACGCGAGACCCAAGCCGGAAATCTTCACTCAGTTCAACGCATCCAGCCTGTCTATCTACCTGTCGGCGGCCCTCTGTCTGGTCGGCTGCTTGCTGCTTTACCGATATACCGCATCGCGAACGCTCGCCTCACGCCTGCGCGCCCGGCTCATCTCGTATGGCGACTATGCGCCGGTGGCGTTGCGCATCGCGCTCTTTATCATGCTGGGGACGGCAAGCCTGGGGCTGGCGCCGCGACTGGGCACTGGGATCATGCAGAGCCCGGTGCTTGGCGCACCGGACCTGGAGTTGCGCTTGCTCCCTGGCAACTGGAGTTGGGTGGCCGTCCTCGAAGGCGTAATCGCCGTCTGTTTGTTGCTGGGTATCTATGTGAGGGGTGCAGCCGTCGCCCTTCTTGGCCTCGGACTACTGGGACTCTTTCTCTTTGGCGAGGCCATGTGCGCCTACATCGGACTGGTTGGCGCGGCCGCGGTCTACCTGTTGTTCCAGGGAGCTGGACCGTATGCGGCGCCGCTCCCGTCTTTTCCGGGCACCACCACGCTCAGCGCCTGGTTCGCAAGCCAGCCCCGCGAGCGGGTACAGTGCCTGATGCGGCTCTTGGTTGGTGCCGACATACTCTATCTTGGGCTCGCATATAAATTCGCGCAACCCAACCTCATGCTGGGCGTGCTCGATCTTCACCACGTCCCTACCATGGGGATGGCACCGGAGACCTTTGTCCTCGTGGTGGCCGTAGTGGAAACACTCGCAGGAGCCGTCATCCTTGCTGGGATCATGATTCGACCTGTAGCAGTCGGGCTCTTCGTTGCGTTTGCGTTTTTCAGTGTGGTCCTTTGGGAGGGAGTATTCTCTCATATCGTCGTGTACGGGCTACTGGTCCCGTTGATCACTAACGGAGCCGGACAATGGCACGCGTCCCTAAAGACGAAAGTCGTATTAACTCCTGCGTCATGGATCTTCAGAGCAGGGCGATATGGAGTTGTGAGAATCGAATCTTAA
- a CDS encoding protein of unknown function (Evidence 5 : No homology to any previously reported sequences) codes for MVGKSSAYVIARRSRSNLTVLQGNDAEIAALPLVARNDASQFLFVGLSFLSREAYQIRR; via the coding sequence TTGGTTGGAAAGTCTTCCGCCTACGTCATTGCGAGGCGAAGCCGAAGCAATCTCACAGTTCTTCAGGGCAACGACGCTGAGATTGCCGCGCTCCCGTTGGTTGCTCGCAATGACGCATCCCAATTTCTGTTTGTGGGACTGTCCTTCCTATCACGAGAAGCCTACCAGATCAGACGCTGA
- a CDS encoding protein of unknown function (Evidence 5 : No homology to any previously reported sequences), whose amino-acid sequence MPGEWIQTNKTVLLLLLPQEIDRVTTYLSVIGWKVFRLRHCEAKPKQSHSSSGQRR is encoded by the coding sequence GTGCCCGGCGAGTGGATTCAGACGAATAAGACCGTCCTTCTTCTGTTACTACCCCAAGAGATTGATCGCGTAACCACGTATCTGTCCGTTATTGGTTGGAAAGTCTTCCGCCTACGTCATTGCGAGGCGAAGCCGAAGCAATCTCACAGTTCTTCAGGGCAACGACGCTGA
- the hoxA gene encoding two component sigma-54-dependent hydrogenase transcriptional regulator, Fis family (Evidence 2a : Function of homologous gene experimentally demonstrated in an other organism; PubMedId : 12324339, 1885559, 2001989, 8510650; Product type r : regulator), whose translation MLIVDDERDILTTLSLTFEEDYDVFQAGSGAEGLTILDRQEIALIIADQRMPEMTGVEFLERSITKRPQAIRMILTGYTDTASLIRAINAGRIYRYITKPWDRNELKITVKRAFESYELTMENQRLLKELQAANERLQTENLYLKQEVEKDPRSDTIIGHGPAMRRLFDLIEKVIDSSATILLTGETGTGKGVIAHHLHHRGPRRGRLFIEQNCGALPETLLESELFGHRRGAFTGAVQDKKGLFEVADGGTLFLDEVSEMSPTMQVKLLQVLQDGRMRRIGETESRQVDVRIVAATNRDLESEVKKGAFRADLYYRLSVFPIRTPPLRERREDVPLLVDYFLEKQCKKLKKPVMGLSQEAMQRLLDYDFPGNVRELQNLIERAVLLSNGSRLDLDEWLPRPGDPSHAAGSPTLTQVEKDHILEQLRSRNGNLALVAKDLGISRTTLWRRMKAYQIPWGARRVDSDE comes from the coding sequence ATGCTGATCGTGGATGACGAACGCGATATCTTGACCACCCTCTCCCTTACGTTCGAGGAGGACTATGATGTCTTTCAGGCCGGCAGTGGCGCTGAAGGACTGACGATCCTGGACCGGCAGGAGATCGCCCTCATCATCGCGGATCAGCGGATGCCGGAGATGACAGGCGTCGAATTTCTGGAGCGATCCATTACCAAGCGTCCCCAGGCTATCCGGATGATCCTGACGGGTTACACCGACACCGCGTCCCTTATCCGAGCCATCAATGCCGGGAGGATCTATCGATATATCACTAAACCGTGGGATCGGAATGAGTTGAAAATTACCGTCAAGCGCGCCTTCGAAAGCTATGAGCTGACCATGGAGAATCAGCGGCTGCTCAAGGAGCTTCAGGCGGCCAACGAACGACTGCAAACGGAGAATCTGTATCTGAAGCAGGAGGTCGAAAAGGATCCCCGTTCGGATACCATCATCGGCCATGGCCCGGCTATGAGGCGGCTCTTCGATCTCATAGAGAAGGTCATCGACAGCTCCGCCACGATCCTCCTCACCGGAGAAACAGGAACAGGGAAAGGGGTCATCGCCCACCACCTCCACCATCGTGGCCCTAGACGAGGGAGGCTGTTTATCGAGCAAAACTGCGGCGCGCTCCCGGAGACCCTTTTGGAAAGTGAGCTATTTGGCCATCGACGCGGGGCCTTTACGGGGGCTGTGCAGGACAAGAAAGGGCTCTTCGAGGTGGCGGATGGAGGGACCCTCTTCCTGGACGAGGTCAGCGAAATGAGCCCCACGATGCAGGTGAAGCTGCTTCAGGTGCTTCAGGATGGCAGGATGCGGCGGATCGGGGAGACCGAATCCAGGCAGGTGGATGTCCGAATCGTTGCGGCGACCAATAGAGACTTGGAATCAGAAGTCAAAAAGGGCGCCTTCCGGGCGGACCTCTACTACCGCCTGAGTGTGTTTCCCATCAGAACTCCTCCCTTACGGGAACGAAGAGAAGATGTTCCCCTGTTGGTCGACTATTTTTTGGAAAAACAGTGCAAGAAGCTGAAAAAGCCCGTCATGGGACTGAGCCAAGAGGCGATGCAGCGGCTGCTGGACTATGACTTCCCGGGTAACGTCAGGGAGCTACAGAATCTGATAGAGCGAGCGGTCCTTCTCAGCAATGGGTCGCGGCTCGATCTCGACGAATGGCTGCCGAGACCCGGTGATCCTTCCCACGCAGCGGGGAGTCCGACCCTGACGCAGGTTGAAAAAGACCATATTCTAGAACAACTCCGGTCGCGAAACGGTAATCTCGCGTTAGTCGCCAAAGACCTCGGGATCAGCCGCACCACACTGTGGCGCCGAATGAAGGCCTATCAGATTCCCTGGGGTGCCCGGCGAGTGGATTCAGACGAATAA